In one Hyphomicrobium sp. 99 genomic region, the following are encoded:
- a CDS encoding phage major capsid protein yields MFHTQIKSEPGINFARFAKVKAVSRLDHINVVTVAERMYGANSDVVGIAKANEVVPGSNISGNWASDLTGAEAASFADFAAFLRPATILGKFGVGNVPRLRAVPFREPLLSQTGGGSSYWVGEGKPAPLTAFDFDRTTIQPLKIGNIAVITVENVRSSNPASDVIVRDALRDALAAGLDTSFIDPANSGTSNVKPASITNGAATVHSTGTDADHIRLDVRALFQKFITANNTPSNGVWIMSSTNALALSLMVNALGQKEFPGMSMTGGVFEGLPAIVSDYAGSIVALVNATDIYIADDGDTSVDLSQEASLEMKSASLAQDGSAGTGASLVSLWQNGLVALKAERTINWKKRRASAVAYLTGVAWGGAVPNS; encoded by the coding sequence ATGTTTCATACGCAAATTAAATCAGAACCCGGCATCAACTTCGCGCGGTTCGCGAAGGTCAAGGCCGTCTCGCGACTCGACCATATCAATGTCGTCACTGTCGCCGAGCGCATGTACGGCGCCAACAGCGACGTCGTAGGCATCGCCAAGGCGAATGAAGTCGTTCCCGGTTCCAACATCTCCGGAAACTGGGCGTCCGATCTGACAGGCGCCGAGGCCGCGAGCTTCGCGGATTTCGCAGCGTTTCTGCGGCCCGCGACGATCCTCGGCAAGTTCGGCGTGGGCAACGTGCCTCGGCTTCGCGCCGTCCCGTTCCGCGAGCCGTTGCTCTCGCAGACCGGCGGCGGATCATCGTACTGGGTAGGCGAAGGCAAGCCGGCGCCGCTGACCGCGTTCGATTTCGACCGCACAACAATTCAGCCGCTCAAGATCGGCAACATCGCGGTCATTACAGTTGAGAACGTGCGAAGCTCGAATCCGGCGTCCGATGTCATCGTCCGAGACGCCCTTCGCGATGCTCTGGCTGCCGGCCTCGACACGTCATTTATCGATCCCGCCAACTCTGGCACCTCCAACGTGAAGCCTGCCTCGATCACGAACGGTGCGGCGACGGTACATTCGACCGGCACCGACGCCGACCACATCCGGCTCGACGTCCGCGCGCTGTTCCAGAAGTTCATCACGGCCAATAACACGCCGTCCAACGGCGTGTGGATCATGTCGTCGACGAACGCGCTGGCGTTGTCGCTCATGGTGAACGCGCTGGGGCAGAAGGAATTCCCTGGAATGTCGATGACGGGCGGCGTTTTCGAAGGCCTGCCAGCCATCGTGTCCGACTACGCCGGCAGCATCGTGGCGCTTGTCAATGCAACCGACATCTACATTGCCGACGACGGTGACACGTCCGTCGACCTCAGCCAGGAAGCTTCGCTCGAGATGAAGAGCGCCAGCCTTGCGCAGGACGGCAGCGCCGGCACGGGCGCCTCGCTCGTATCGCTCTGGCAGAACGGTTTGGTCGCACTCAAGGCGGAGCGGACGATCAATTGGAAGAAGCGCAGGGCGTCGGCGGTCGCATACCTGACAGGCGTTGCGTGGGGCGGCGCTGTTCCAAATTCCTAA